The following are from one region of the Myxocyprinus asiaticus isolate MX2 ecotype Aquarium Trade chromosome 2, UBuf_Myxa_2, whole genome shotgun sequence genome:
- the rce1a gene encoding CAAX prenyl protease 2, translated as MNDDNDLMPSFHSDSLHDNVVSVPDGLCWVSVLCCLLLACSYVGSLYVWKSNLPRDHPAVIKRRFTSVLIVSALSPVFVWAWKDFTGIQPSPSLLALMGIRLEGLLPAIILPLLLTMVLFLGPLIQLAMDCPWGFIDGMKVVVDPCFWTICLSDMRWLRNQVVAPLTEELVFRACMLPMLVPCAGPSTAIFTCPLFFGVAHFHHVIELLRFRQGTVSGIFLSAVFQFSYTAVFGAYTAFIFIRTGHLVGPVLCHSFCNYMGFPAVSTALDHPHHLTILSFYVLGVILFLLLLFPMTDPLFYGLPTPVCTLTSTAGSICS; from the exons ATGAACGACGACAATGATTTGATGCCAAGTTTTCATTCAGATTCACTCCACGATAATGTGGTGTCTGTTCCTGATGGACTTTGCTGGGTGTCAGTTCTCTGCTGCTTGCTGCTTGCCTGCTCCTATGTCGGAAGTTTATACGTCTGGAAAAGCAATTTACCAAG GGATCATCCTGCAGTGATAAAGAGGCGCTTCACTAGCGTGCTTATTGTGTCGGCTCTGTCTCCAGTATTTGTGTGGGCATGGAAGGATTTCACAGGCATCCAG CCTAGTCCATCATTATTGGCCCTTATGGGGATCCGTTTGGAGGGACTATTGCCTGCTATCATTCTACCCTTGCTACTGACCATG GTGCTGTTTCTGGGTCCTTTGATCCAGCTAGCTATGGATTGTCCCTGGGGTTTCATTGATGGGATGAAAGTTGTTGTTG ACCCATGCTTCTGGACAATCTGTCTGAGCGACATGCGTTGGCTGAGAAACCAGGTAGTTGCACCATTAACAGAGGAGCTGGTTTTTCGGGCATGCATGCTACCTATGCTAGTGCCCTGCGCAGGCCCTTCTACTGCCATCTTCACATGCCCACTCTTCTTTGGTGTTG CTCATTTTCACCATGTAATTGAGCTACTGCGGTTCAGACAGGGCACTGTCTCAGGCATTTTCCTCTCTGCAG TGTTCCAGTTCTCCTACACAGCAGTATTTGGAGCCTATACAGCCTTTATATTCATCAGGACAG gTCATCTGGTGGGTCCTGTGCTGTGCCACTCCTTCTGTAACTACATGGGTTTCCCGGCTGTCAGCACAGCCCTGGATCACCCGCACCACCTCACCATTCTCTCCTTCTATGTTTTGGGGGtcattctcttcctcctcctcctcttccccaTGACTGACCCGCTCTTCTACGGTTTGCCCACACCCGTGTGCACCCTGACCTCCACAGCTGGCTCCATCTGCTCTTGA